Proteins from a single region of Methanoregula sp. UBA64:
- a CDS encoding F420-dependent methylenetetrahydromethanopterin dehydrogenase encodes MVVKVGVAKLGNIASGVMAELLLDERADREDMQTFMATSGTKLEPADVDRVVSNLKAYQPDFCIVVSPNGVLPGPTGAREQLAAAGIPTIIITDDVTTKKEWEGVKADTKFGYIIMKADSMIGARREFLDPVEMADYNGNLVKVLAITGAFRKLQVALDKVIDQVKAGKKGTEIELPKIIMTTDKAVDGEFTNSYALAKARAAHEIAIAVAGQNVKGCFMTKEWEKYIPIVASAHEMMRVAAELCDQARELEKAGDSILRQPHKKDGTLVRKTKLVAKFE; translated from the coding sequence ATGGTTGTTAAAGTAGGCGTAGCCAAGTTAGGAAATATTGCAAGTGGTGTAATGGCAGAACTGCTCCTCGACGAGAGAGCAGACCGTGAAGACATGCAGACATTCATGGCGACCAGCGGCACAAAACTCGAGCCGGCAGATGTCGACCGTGTAGTTTCAAACCTGAAGGCATACCAGCCGGACTTCTGTATTGTCGTTTCCCCCAACGGGGTTCTCCCCGGCCCGACCGGTGCCCGCGAACAGCTCGCTGCAGCAGGTATCCCGACCATCATCATCACTGACGATGTAACCACGAAGAAGGAGTGGGAAGGCGTCAAGGCTGACACCAAGTTCGGCTATATCATCATGAAGGCAGACTCCATGATCGGTGCACGCCGCGAGTTCCTCGACCCCGTCGAGATGGCCGACTACAACGGCAACCTCGTCAAGGTTCTGGCAATTACCGGTGCATTCCGCAAGCTCCAGGTAGCTCTCGACAAGGTCATCGACCAGGTCAAGGCAGGCAAGAAAGGCACAGAGATCGAGCTCCCGAAGATCATCATGACCACCGACAAGGCGGTTGACGGCGAGTTCACTAACTCCTACGCTCTTGCTAAGGCACGCGCTGCACACGAGATCGCGATAGCTGTTGCAGGCCAGAATGTCAAGGGTTGCTTCATGACCAAGGAATGGGAGAAATACATCCCGATCGTTGCAAGCGCTCACGAAATGATGAGGGTTGCAGCAGAGCTTTGCGATCAGGCCCGCGAGCTTGAGAAAGCAGGCGACAGCATCCTGCGCCAGCCCCACAAGAAGGATGGCACGCTCGTCCGCAAGACCAAACTCGTTGCAAAATTCGAGTAA
- a CDS encoding 30S ribosomal protein S3: MAVERKFIAEGVRKARVEKYLTKELKRAGYGGMDIARTPLGTQVTIFAEKPGIVIGKGGKLVHQLTQDLAQNYGVESPQIEVQQVQNPSFNAQIMAERLANALERGWYFRKAGSSIMRRVMDSGALGCEVVIAGKLTGARARTQKFTEGYIKHCGEPSNTIVEKGYAIAIKKLGVIGVQVKIVPADAKMPDHFAVIEQEKKKPAAPKAAAPVDSAETEEPALPDDIGDEVQ, translated from the coding sequence ATGGCAGTCGAAAGAAAATTCATTGCTGAAGGCGTCAGAAAGGCCCGCGTCGAGAAGTACCTCACCAAGGAACTCAAGCGCGCAGGCTACGGCGGCATGGACATTGCCCGCACGCCTCTTGGCACCCAGGTCACGATCTTTGCAGAAAAGCCGGGTATCGTGATCGGTAAGGGCGGCAAGCTCGTCCACCAGCTGACCCAGGACCTTGCGCAGAACTACGGTGTCGAATCGCCGCAGATCGAGGTCCAGCAGGTCCAGAACCCCAGCTTCAACGCCCAGATCATGGCAGAACGGCTGGCAAACGCGCTCGAACGCGGCTGGTACTTCCGTAAGGCAGGCTCCAGCATCATGCGCCGGGTCATGGACTCAGGCGCTCTCGGCTGCGAAGTCGTGATCGCCGGCAAGCTGACCGGTGCACGTGCACGGACCCAGAAGTTCACCGAAGGCTACATCAAACACTGCGGTGAACCGAGCAACACCATCGTCGAGAAAGGCTATGCAATCGCCATCAAGAAACTCGGCGTTATCGGTGTTCAGGTCAAGATCGTGCCCGCCGATGCAAAGATGCCCGACCACTTTGCGGTGATCGAGCAGGAAAAGAAAAAGCCGGCAGCTCCCAAAGCTGCCGCCCCGGTAGACTCCGCAGAAACGGAAGAGCCGGCACTTCCTGACGACATCGGTGACGAGGTGCAGTAA
- a CDS encoding 5,10-methylenetetrahydromethanopterin reductase — MTYGIEFVPGNVNVKQVVNFCKLAESKDIDFAWITNHYNNRHCYPVLAAVAQATTTLKMGPGIMNSFTDTPAAMASFMCTLNEISDGRAVLGIGPGDLSTLPKIAIHAEKPVARLEEAVVQFRKLVAGEQVNKSGMQFFDYDGAKLTGVTLPGKKGIPVYIGAQGPKVLELAGKVGDGALINASNPKDFQIAIPIIKKASDAAGKKTFDVGAYTAMSIDRSEKKARNAAKIVAAFIAAGSPEALLTRHGLDLNNVAKIKAALGKFDFKTVGELVGDKEIDAFTIAGTPEMVKAKCEDLTKAGVTQIIFGSPLGPDMTTSIRLLGKYVV, encoded by the coding sequence TTGACATATGGAATTGAATTTGTACCAGGAAATGTCAACGTAAAGCAGGTTGTAAACTTCTGCAAACTTGCTGAATCCAAAGATATTGACTTCGCATGGATCACCAACCACTACAACAACAGACACTGTTATCCCGTCCTTGCCGCAGTCGCACAGGCGACCACCACCCTGAAGATGGGTCCGGGTATCATGAATTCGTTTACCGACACCCCGGCCGCCATGGCATCCTTCATGTGCACCCTCAATGAAATCTCTGACGGGCGTGCAGTGCTCGGTATTGGCCCCGGCGACCTCTCGACCCTGCCAAAGATCGCTATCCACGCAGAGAAGCCGGTTGCCCGCCTCGAAGAGGCAGTCGTCCAGTTCCGCAAGCTCGTTGCCGGCGAACAGGTTAACAAGTCCGGCATGCAATTCTTCGACTACGATGGTGCAAAGCTGACTGGTGTCACGCTCCCCGGCAAGAAGGGTATCCCGGTCTACATCGGTGCACAGGGCCCCAAGGTTCTTGAGCTCGCCGGAAAGGTCGGCGACGGTGCATTGATCAACGCATCCAACCCGAAGGACTTCCAGATCGCGATCCCGATCATCAAGAAGGCATCCGATGCAGCCGGCAAGAAGACCTTTGATGTCGGTGCATACACCGCTATGTCGATTGACCGCAGCGAGAAGAAGGCACGCAATGCAGCAAAGATCGTGGCCGCATTCATTGCAGCCGGCTCTCCGGAAGCACTGCTCACCCGCCATGGTCTTGACCTCAACAACGTGGCAAAGATCAAGGCAGCACTCGGCAAGTTCGACTTCAAGACCGTTGGAGAACTTGTAGGCGACAAGGAGATCGACGCATTTACCATTGCAGGTACCCCTGAAATGGTCAAGGCAAAGTGCGAAGACCTTACAAAGGCCGGCGTTACCCAGATCATCTTCGGTTCACCACTCGGTCCTGACATGACCACCTCTATCCGCCTGCTCGGCAAGTATGTCGTATAA
- the rpmC gene encoding 50S ribosomal protein L29, protein MAILRAHDVQQLTDVELQEQMGKLQMELVQHYGKVSAGGATENPGHIRELRRTIARLMTEKNRRSRV, encoded by the coding sequence ATGGCAATCTTGAGAGCACACGATGTCCAGCAGCTCACGGATGTCGAACTGCAGGAACAGATGGGAAAACTCCAGATGGAACTTGTCCAGCACTATGGCAAGGTCAGCGCCGGTGGGGCAACAGAGAACCCCGGCCACATCCGTGAACTCCGCCGTACCATTGCCCGCCTGATGACCGAGAAGAACCGCAGGAGCCGCGTATGA
- a CDS encoding 30S ribosomal protein S19, whose amino-acid sequence MAAPKKTQKRMPRRREEFTYRGHKIDELQAMGLSELIPLMPARARRKFNRGLNRGEETLLEKIRGGDEKVRTHLREMIVMPEMIGKSIEIYNGKEFVKVEFQPESVFHYLGEFALTRKKVTHGSAGIGATRGSKYVPLK is encoded by the coding sequence ATGGCAGCACCAAAGAAAACACAGAAGAGAATGCCCAGACGGCGTGAAGAGTTCACCTATCGCGGGCACAAAATCGACGAGCTCCAGGCGATGGGCTTAAGCGAACTCATCCCGCTGATGCCAGCCCGCGCACGCCGGAAGTTTAACCGCGGCCTGAACCGCGGCGAAGAGACACTCCTTGAGAAGATCCGGGGAGGGGACGAGAAAGTCCGTACCCACCTGCGTGAAATGATCGTGATGCCCGAGATGATCGGAAAGAGCATCGAGATCTACAACGGCAAGGAGTTCGTAAAGGTAGAGTTCCAGCCGGAGTCGGTCTTCCACTACCTCGGGGAATTCGCACTCACGAGAAAGAAGGTCACCCACGGTTCCGCCGGTATCGGTGCAACGAGGGGCAGCAAGTACGTACCGCTGAAGTGA
- a CDS encoding dCTP deaminase, whose translation MILSAQEIIRRIHTESVQEKLVIEPYASECQQPASYDLRAAEDTRLLRGTCTLVPSKEHVELPPDVAGTLRCRSSFGRRGVLMGAGFVDPGFRGQLTLCLTNMGPADIELHASDRIVQMILHEVRNGGERYNGRYQDSVGVMEAKGK comes from the coding sequence ATGATTCTGTCTGCCCAGGAGATTATCCGCAGGATTCATACCGAGAGCGTACAGGAAAAACTGGTCATCGAACCCTATGCATCTGAATGCCAGCAGCCTGCTTCATATGATCTCCGTGCAGCAGAGGATACCCGGCTTCTTCGGGGTACCTGCACACTTGTGCCCAGCAAAGAACACGTGGAACTGCCGCCAGATGTTGCAGGCACCCTTCGCTGCAGGTCATCGTTTGGCCGGCGGGGAGTGCTGATGGGTGCGGGTTTTGTCGACCCGGGATTTCGGGGACAGCTGACGCTCTGTCTTACCAACATGGGACCTGCGGATATCGAGCTGCATGCATCAGACCGGATCGTCCAGATGATCCTGCATGAGGTTCGAAACGGCGGGGAACGGTATAACGGGCGGTACCAGGACAGTGTCGGCGTTATGGAGGCAAAAGGGAAATGA
- a CDS encoding galactose-1-phosphate uridylyltransferase: MDLFTVTDVATGRGTLQYREERFTGLRCRISPERVKRHIDHPFELPQETADCPFCEQNIFSITPKFPNGKRIMVGESVTFPNMFPFAAWHTVTVITRAHTVPEFSRQQIADALRGQVASLLRFDGYPSINWNYLPSSGASIIHPHMQGICDTRPSWLVERYLSAGKEYRRKTETSYWATVREQERSSERFLFGDEILWSAHAVPVGEREVRGLIPVARLDELESYIDTLSEGILRVISLYKKLGTVAYNMAIYFARKNDEEFSAFCSLISRINPNPLSTSDSAFMERLHNEPIIMTLPEELGRYYRSEGR, translated from the coding sequence ATGGACCTGTTTACCGTAACTGATGTTGCAACCGGGCGGGGAACATTACAATACCGGGAGGAACGGTTTACCGGCCTGCGGTGCCGGATCAGCCCGGAGCGGGTCAAGCGCCATATTGATCACCCGTTTGAGCTTCCGCAGGAAACAGCAGACTGCCCCTTCTGCGAACAAAATATTTTTTCAATAACTCCGAAATTCCCCAATGGGAAACGTATCATGGTGGGAGAGAGTGTCACGTTTCCCAACATGTTCCCCTTTGCCGCATGGCACACGGTGACAGTGATCACCCGGGCGCATACGGTTCCGGAGTTTTCCCGACAGCAGATAGCCGATGCGCTTCGCGGCCAGGTTGCATCGCTCCTGCGGTTTGATGGCTATCCCTCGATCAACTGGAATTACCTGCCTTCCTCCGGTGCCAGTATCATCCATCCTCATATGCAGGGGATCTGCGATACCCGCCCGTCGTGGCTGGTAGAGCGGTACCTGTCCGCAGGTAAGGAATACCGGAGAAAGACCGAAACCTCCTACTGGGCAACGGTGCGTGAGCAGGAACGGTCTTCGGAGCGGTTCCTGTTTGGGGACGAGATCCTCTGGTCCGCACATGCCGTGCCGGTGGGGGAGCGCGAGGTCAGGGGGCTTATCCCGGTGGCACGACTGGATGAGCTGGAGAGTTATATCGATACCCTTTCCGAGGGGATACTCCGGGTCATCTCGCTCTATAAGAAACTCGGGACCGTGGCGTATAATATGGCGATCTATTTTGCCCGGAAAAACGATGAGGAATTTTCTGCATTCTGTTCGCTCATCTCCCGGATCAATCCGAATCCTCTCTCAACAAGCGACTCGGCGTTCATGGAGCGTCTCCACAATGAGCCGATCATCATGACGCTTCCGGAGGAGCTCGGCCGGTACTATCGGAGTGAAGGCAGATAA
- a CDS encoding 50S ribosomal protein L23, with translation MSTLKHPFVTEKAMVSLENENKIQFLVDRQATKKDIKRDIEKAFDQKVKKVHTVMTMHGEKKAVISFENDKAAEEILSRLGIM, from the coding sequence ATGTCTACCTTAAAGCACCCGTTTGTCACAGAAAAGGCCATGGTGTCCCTGGAAAACGAGAACAAGATCCAGTTCCTTGTCGACAGGCAGGCCACGAAAAAGGACATCAAGCGTGACATCGAGAAGGCATTTGACCAGAAGGTCAAGAAAGTCCACACGGTCATGACCATGCACGGCGAGAAGAAAGCCGTCATAAGCTTCGAGAACGATAAAGCCGCCGAGGAAATCCTGAGCCGGCTTGGCATCATGTAA
- a CDS encoding 50S ribosomal protein L3 produces MPKINRPRRGSLAFSPRKRAQSPIPKYKAWPEHTGAPALLGFAGYKVGMTHVLMVDDHKDSPTEGKEIMVPVTVIEIPTMKVAAVRAYSQDTYGKHAFTELWAEPLDNQLSRRITVPKNYDSTAAKKKLADAVAAGTVVELYALAYTQPAIMSGVPKKVPDLMEIKVAGGDIAKQYEFALGLLGKEVQLNSVMQVGQYADITAITIGKGTQGPVKRWGVTLRKRKHSVGGKERHVGTLGPWNPHHIRWQVPQSGQMGYQQRTEFNKRILKIGENGAEITPAGGFLNYGVLRNGYVIIKGSVPGPAKRLIRIRPAIRQGEHAVRSPAIQFVSVQSKQG; encoded by the coding sequence ATGCCAAAGATAAACAGACCACGTCGAGGCTCGCTGGCATTCAGCCCACGGAAGCGTGCGCAGAGCCCCATACCCAAATACAAAGCATGGCCCGAGCACACCGGCGCACCGGCGCTGCTTGGCTTTGCCGGCTATAAAGTGGGGATGACGCATGTTCTCATGGTGGATGACCACAAGGACAGCCCGACTGAAGGCAAGGAGATCATGGTACCGGTGACCGTTATTGAGATCCCGACCATGAAGGTTGCCGCAGTGCGTGCCTATTCGCAGGATACCTACGGCAAGCATGCATTCACGGAACTCTGGGCAGAACCGCTGGACAACCAGCTTTCCCGCCGGATTACCGTCCCGAAGAACTACGACAGCACTGCAGCCAAGAAGAAACTGGCAGATGCGGTTGCCGCCGGAACTGTTGTTGAGCTCTATGCACTTGCATACACCCAGCCAGCCATCATGAGCGGTGTCCCGAAAAAGGTACCCGACCTCATGGAGATCAAGGTCGCCGGTGGGGATATTGCAAAGCAGTACGAGTTTGCGCTCGGTCTCTTAGGAAAAGAGGTCCAGCTCAACAGCGTTATGCAGGTTGGCCAGTATGCCGACATTACCGCTATCACTATCGGTAAGGGCACGCAGGGACCGGTCAAGCGCTGGGGTGTCACCCTCCGTAAGAGGAAACACTCTGTCGGTGGCAAAGAACGCCACGTCGGTACCCTTGGTCCGTGGAACCCCCACCACATCCGCTGGCAGGTTCCGCAGAGTGGCCAGATGGGCTACCAGCAGCGCACCGAATTCAATAAGCGCATCTTAAAGATTGGCGAGAACGGTGCGGAAATTACCCCGGCAGGAGGCTTCCTCAACTACGGTGTCCTCCGGAACGGGTATGTCATCATCAAGGGTTCGGTTCCCGGCCCCGCAAAGAGACTGATCCGCATCCGCCCGGCAATCCGCCAGGGAGAACACGCAGTACGGTCGCCCGCGATCCAGTTCGTGAGCGTCCAGAGCAAGCAGGGGTGA
- the rpl4p gene encoding 50S ribosomal protein L4, whose protein sequence is MKAQVKKIDGGVAKEIELPVMFSEEYRPDLIRKAVLALQSTRRQPHGSYPYAGICSSAVGWGSGRGASHVPRLKNGSRAAKVPQAKGGREAHPPTTAKVLIKEINAKEKQKAFRSAVAASIVPELLSGRGHLFNGAVPCIFEDKFETLARTQDVISALISAGVYADVEKAKDSRKVRAGRGKLRGRRYRQRKSLLIVTSGPEFRAARNLAGVDVVTVDQLNVEHLAPGMQAGRLTVWTESAVTRLEGR, encoded by the coding sequence ATGAAAGCGCAGGTCAAAAAGATTGATGGAGGCGTGGCAAAGGAGATCGAGCTCCCGGTCATGTTCTCAGAAGAGTACCGCCCCGATCTGATCAGGAAGGCAGTTCTTGCACTCCAGAGCACCCGCAGGCAGCCGCACGGCTCCTACCCGTATGCCGGTATCTGCTCGTCAGCAGTCGGCTGGGGAAGCGGTCGCGGTGCATCGCACGTCCCCCGTCTCAAGAACGGTTCGCGTGCAGCAAAGGTCCCGCAGGCAAAGGGAGGTCGTGAGGCCCACCCGCCGACAACCGCAAAGGTCCTCATCAAGGAGATCAATGCAAAGGAGAAGCAGAAGGCGTTCCGTTCTGCGGTTGCAGCCAGTATCGTCCCGGAGCTTCTCAGCGGCAGGGGACACCTCTTTAATGGCGCAGTCCCGTGCATCTTTGAGGACAAGTTCGAGACCCTCGCCCGCACGCAGGATGTAATCTCTGCACTGATAAGTGCAGGCGTCTATGCGGATGTCGAGAAGGCAAAGGACAGCAGGAAAGTCCGTGCAGGCCGGGGCAAGCTCCGTGGCCGCCGGTACAGGCAGAGGAAGAGCCTGCTCATTGTCACATCCGGCCCCGAGTTCCGCGCAGCACGCAACCTCGCCGGAGTGGATGTCGTAACGGTCGACCAGCTCAATGTCGAGCACCTCGCCCCGGGCATGCAGGCAGGACGCCTGACGGTCTGGACCGAGAGTGCGGTTACCCGCCTGGAGGGAAGGTAA
- a CDS encoding Tfx family DNA-binding protein: protein MKDGLLTDRQREVLRYRKQGMTQQQIADIIKTSKANVCTIEKSAMENIRRAKETLEFLYTLDATHLCTIPSGTDLFEVPGMIFAEAEKAKIKVKYDTISLINRLRESRPQSYKARCICEDVQIYITDDGEIYFG from the coding sequence ATGAAAGATGGTCTGCTCACCGACAGACAGCGGGAAGTGCTCCGTTACCGCAAACAGGGGATGACCCAGCAGCAGATCGCAGACATTATCAAGACCTCAAAGGCCAATGTCTGCACGATCGAGAAATCTGCAATGGAGAATATCCGGCGGGCAAAGGAGACGCTGGAATTTTTGTATACCCTCGATGCAACGCACCTTTGCACCATCCCCTCCGGGACCGATCTCTTCGAAGTCCCGGGGATGATCTTTGCCGAAGCGGAGAAGGCAAAGATCAAAGTGAAGTACGATACGATCTCCCTTATCAACCGGCTGCGCGAGTCCCGCCCGCAATCCTATAAGGCACGGTGCATCTGCGAGGATGTGCAGATCTATATTACCGATGACGGAGAGATCTATTTCGGATAA
- a CDS encoding DUF128 domain-containing protein, with protein sequence MIRTERKYIEILRILKEHREPVGAKRLSELMADRGFVLSDRAVQYYLSYLDSMGFTEKIGNQGRLLTPAGLQESDHALVDNRIGFIISKLERLAYRSTFDPVTGTGDVAYNLSIVPEESLDLALAGFDAVIKAGCGFFSSYRIIDHDPRVPPGCVGVITLCSITMDGVFQRNGIPVEMAYGGRLEIEENKPLGFRDLIGYRGTTIDPLELFISSGLTSINAFTKTRTGIALANVREVPCSAQSEVELTIKQMNDCGFVFPVAMGNQVFNLPDNPYRLSIVAYSGLNHIGSCVEQGLDIHTEIGAGNISLSKVIDINR encoded by the coding sequence ATGATCCGGACCGAGAGGAAGTATATCGAGATCCTGCGCATCTTAAAGGAGCACCGGGAGCCGGTGGGTGCAAAGCGGCTCTCCGAACTGATGGCGGACCGCGGTTTTGTTTTAAGCGACCGGGCCGTCCAGTATTATCTCAGTTACCTGGACTCGATGGGGTTTACCGAAAAGATCGGGAACCAGGGTCGGCTCCTGACTCCAGCCGGGCTCCAGGAATCCGATCATGCCCTCGTCGATAACCGGATTGGATTTATCATCTCAAAACTCGAACGCCTGGCCTACCGGAGCACCTTTGACCCTGTGACCGGGACCGGCGATGTTGCTTACAACCTCTCGATTGTCCCGGAGGAGAGCCTCGATCTGGCGCTTGCAGGGTTCGATGCGGTGATAAAAGCGGGGTGCGGTTTTTTTAGTTCGTACCGTATTATCGACCACGACCCCCGGGTGCCCCCGGGATGTGTGGGCGTGATCACGCTCTGCAGTATCACGATGGACGGTGTCTTCCAGAGAAACGGGATCCCGGTGGAGATGGCGTATGGCGGGCGCCTTGAGATAGAAGAGAACAAGCCGTTGGGGTTCCGCGATCTCATCGGGTACCGGGGAACCACCATCGACCCGCTGGAACTCTTTATCTCCTCGGGGCTGACATCGATCAATGCCTTTACGAAAACCCGGACCGGGATCGCCCTTGCAAACGTCCGGGAAGTCCCCTGTTCTGCCCAGAGCGAGGTTGAACTGACAATAAAGCAGATGAACGACTGCGGTTTTGTCTTCCCGGTGGCAATGGGAAACCAGGTGTTCAATCTGCCGGATAATCCGTACCGGCTGTCGATCGTGGCCTACAGCGGTCTCAACCATATCGGCAGCTGTGTCGAGCAGGGTCTCGATATCCATACGGAGATCGGCGCCGGGAATATCTCGCTTTCAAAAGTGATCGATATCAATCGCTGA
- a CDS encoding 50S ribosomal protein L22 — MARIAYSKKVEGDNIARGKANELSISPKHSIEIAGFIRHQRVNDALKYLADVVALKKAIPFRHFNRNVAHKRGLPGNWDAGRYPVKASQAYIRILESIKKNAEYSGLDTENLEIIHVSANRGRAQKAYFPRAMGRASPKARETVNIEIVVREVA, encoded by the coding sequence ATGGCACGCATTGCATATTCAAAGAAGGTTGAGGGCGACAATATCGCCCGTGGCAAAGCAAACGAGCTTTCCATCTCTCCCAAGCACTCGATCGAGATCGCCGGGTTCATCCGGCACCAGCGCGTCAACGATGCGCTCAAGTACCTCGCCGATGTTGTGGCGCTCAAGAAGGCGATCCCGTTCCGGCACTTTAACCGGAACGTTGCCCACAAGAGAGGTCTTCCCGGCAACTGGGACGCAGGCCGGTACCCGGTCAAGGCATCCCAGGCCTACATCAGGATCCTCGAATCGATCAAGAAGAACGCGGAATATTCCGGTCTTGACACCGAGAACCTGGAGATCATCCACGTCTCGGCAAACCGCGGCCGCGCCCAGAAAGCCTATTTCCCCCGGGCAATGGGCAGGGCATCTCCCAAGGCACGGGAAACCGTGAACATCGAGATCGTTGTCCGCGAGGTGGCGTAA
- a CDS encoding 50S ribosomal protein L2 produces MGHRITTQNRGRGGPTYRAPSHRYKAELKHIGDGSETITGTIIDIEHDPARNAPIARVQLEDNTKVYMLVTEGVGVGEVVAWGTDVEVKNGNTLPLQSIPTGSYICNIESRPNDGGKFVRSTGVQAVVVDKIGDRVGVRMPSGKTKWFNVRCRATIGIVAGGGRVEKPFVKAGNKAHKMRNTASNWPRVRGVAMNVIDHPFGGGGHQHPGRPKTIARGTSPGRTVGHVAARQTGRSRK; encoded by the coding sequence ATGGGACATCGAATTACTACACAGAACCGTGGCAGGGGAGGCCCGACCTATCGCGCCCCGTCCCACCGGTACAAGGCAGAGTTAAAACATATCGGCGATGGCTCCGAGACTATCACCGGTACGATCATCGATATCGAACACGACCCGGCACGGAACGCCCCGATTGCCCGTGTCCAGCTTGAGGACAACACCAAAGTCTACATGCTGGTCACCGAGGGTGTCGGTGTTGGCGAGGTCGTTGCCTGGGGAACTGATGTCGAGGTAAAGAACGGGAACACGCTCCCGCTCCAGAGCATCCCGACCGGGTCCTACATCTGCAACATCGAGTCGCGCCCCAACGATGGCGGCAAGTTTGTCCGCTCGACCGGGGTCCAGGCTGTCGTCGTCGACAAGATTGGCGATCGCGTTGGTGTGCGGATGCCCAGCGGCAAGACCAAGTGGTTTAACGTACGCTGCCGCGCAACCATCGGCATTGTCGCCGGTGGCGGCCGCGTGGAAAAGCCGTTTGTAAAGGCCGGCAACAAGGCCCACAAGATGCGGAACACTGCATCGAACTGGCCGCGTGTCCGTGGTGTCGCAATGAACGTCATCGACCACCCGTTCGGTGGCGGTGGACACCAGCACCCGGGACGCCCGAAGACCATTGCCCGCGGAACATCTCCAGGCCGTACGGTCGGACATGTAGCAGCACGCCAGACAGGCAGAAGCAGGAAGTGA